A genomic segment from Myxococcales bacterium encodes:
- a CDS encoding serine/threonine protein kinase: protein MRVLGGRYQALFVLGAGGMAEVWLAHDKKTGREVALKRVHSGWARSAKDAPALVDEARLLGRIRHPNVVELVDVLWAEGELVLVMEYVRGLSLAQLLANGRERDLPPPPEVACAIVVGALRGLEAAHTATDTEGNSLGLIHRDVTPENILVGADGVAKLTDFGIARAEHRSQRTKTGDLKGKVRYLAPEQIHGQAVRETDLFAMGVTLWEALTGKPLSNAATDGEALAALLMFRATAPSAVREGISPALDEVVLRSLAAEPEARYRSASDMASALELAMGLTPAATTATAAWVSAVGGEELAMRDEKAKRPASRRGLWGAAGGALVALALVVSSQARPRAGAPGVNAIEVIPSSAITAAVPSTQGSAAALVASTPPVLSSVTTAPSSSSRGLAGGVRKPPRVVGVDASAGEPDRVHLELRK, encoded by the coding sequence CGCGCTGAAGCGCGTCCACAGCGGTTGGGCGCGAAGCGCGAAGGACGCGCCGGCGCTCGTCGATGAAGCTCGGCTTTTGGGGCGCATTCGCCATCCCAACGTCGTCGAGCTCGTCGACGTGCTCTGGGCCGAGGGCGAGCTCGTTCTCGTGATGGAGTACGTGCGCGGCTTGTCGTTGGCGCAGCTCTTGGCGAACGGCCGCGAGCGCGACCTTCCGCCGCCTCCCGAGGTCGCGTGCGCCATTGTCGTCGGCGCTCTCCGCGGCCTCGAAGCGGCTCACACCGCGACCGATACGGAGGGCAACTCGCTGGGGCTCATCCATCGCGACGTCACGCCCGAGAACATTCTCGTTGGCGCCGACGGCGTCGCGAAGCTCACCGACTTCGGCATCGCGCGGGCGGAGCATCGGAGCCAGCGGACCAAGACCGGTGATCTCAAGGGAAAGGTTCGTTACCTGGCGCCGGAGCAGATCCACGGGCAAGCGGTGAGGGAGACCGATCTGTTCGCCATGGGCGTGACCTTGTGGGAGGCGCTTACGGGCAAGCCACTGAGCAACGCCGCCACCGACGGCGAAGCGCTCGCGGCGCTCTTGATGTTTCGGGCTACGGCGCCGAGCGCGGTGCGCGAAGGCATTTCGCCGGCCTTGGACGAGGTGGTTTTGAGGAGCCTCGCCGCCGAGCCGGAGGCGCGCTATCGCTCCGCGAGCGACATGGCCAGCGCTCTCGAACTCGCGATGGGGCTCACACCGGCCGCGACGACCGCGACCGCCGCGTGGGTGAGCGCCGTTGGCGGCGAAGAGCTCGCGATGCGCGACGAGAAGGCGAAGCGGCCGGCTTCGCGCCGTGGCCTTTGGGGCGCTGCCGGCGGCGCGCTCGTGGCGCTGGCGTTGGTGGTCTCGAGTCAGGCGCGTCCGCGCGCGGGGGCACCGGGCGTGAACGCGATCGAGGTGATTCCGTCGTCGGCCATCACCGCCGCGGTCCCGTCCACCCAAGGGAGCGCCGCGGCGCTCGTCGCCTCAACGCCGCCGGTGCTTTCGTCGGTCACGACGGCACCGTCGTCGTCGTCGCGAGGCCTCGCGGGTGGTGTCAGGAAGCCGCCGCGCGTCGTCGGGGTCGACGCCAGCGCCGGTGAGCCCGATCGCGTGCACCTGGAGCTGCGCAAGTGA
- a CDS encoding sigma 54-dependent Fis family transcriptional regulator, whose protein sequence is MATGRDQRTEDRPRVQYDLSTKRSQPRLRWRDETGAHEALLAPRTLLGSSPHLAVVVADRSVSRLHAELEVRANGVWIRDLGSKNGTFIREVRVESALLADHATFECGGTAFEVDYAGRSENVPLWPVDHFGQLIACSQVMRELFVRLAQYARSQAPVLVQGETGTGKELVARAIHDASDRQKGPFLVVDCAALSESLLESELFGHAAGFAAAAGAREGAFEAASGGTLFLDELGELPLAMQAKLLRALESGEVRRVGETEPRKVDVRFIAATHRDLSAMVSTEAFREDLYFRLLALPAYVPPLRTRRDDIPLLLAHFLGAEPDAAVVAAATAQPWLGNARELYAFAERVRALGAEGALSVLRGDLVAPAEAPAAPAPASPAQTSSSFDLAVPYKHLRDEWMDRFERDYLTALIKEFGSSTQTLAQRAGIDESYVRRLRRRHER, encoded by the coding sequence ATGGCGACGGGACGCGATCAACGAACCGAGGACCGCCCGCGGGTCCAATACGATCTTTCCACCAAGCGCTCGCAGCCGCGGCTCCGTTGGCGCGACGAGACGGGCGCCCACGAGGCGCTGCTCGCGCCGCGGACGCTCCTCGGCTCTTCGCCGCACCTCGCGGTGGTCGTCGCCGATCGCAGCGTCTCGCGGCTTCACGCCGAGCTCGAGGTGCGCGCCAACGGCGTCTGGATTCGCGACCTCGGCAGCAAGAACGGCACGTTCATCCGCGAGGTGCGCGTCGAGTCGGCGCTCCTCGCCGATCACGCCACCTTCGAGTGTGGCGGGACAGCCTTTGAGGTCGACTACGCGGGCCGCTCCGAGAACGTGCCGCTCTGGCCCGTCGACCACTTCGGGCAGCTCATCGCCTGTTCGCAGGTGATGCGCGAGCTGTTCGTGCGGCTCGCCCAATACGCTCGCAGCCAGGCGCCGGTTCTCGTGCAAGGCGAGACGGGCACCGGCAAGGAGCTTGTGGCGCGCGCCATCCACGACGCATCGGACCGGCAAAAGGGCCCCTTTCTCGTCGTCGATTGCGCCGCGCTCTCCGAGTCGCTCCTCGAGAGCGAGCTCTTCGGCCACGCGGCCGGTTTCGCCGCGGCTGCCGGCGCGCGCGAGGGAGCTTTCGAGGCGGCCTCCGGCGGCACGCTGTTCTTGGATGAGCTGGGCGAGCTTCCTCTCGCGATGCAGGCGAAGCTGCTGCGCGCGCTCGAGTCGGGGGAGGTGAGGCGCGTTGGCGAGACCGAGCCTCGCAAGGTCGACGTCCGCTTCATCGCGGCGACGCACCGTGATCTCTCCGCGATGGTCTCGACGGAAGCCTTCCGCGAAGATCTCTATTTCCGTCTGTTGGCGCTGCCGGCCTATGTTCCGCCGCTCCGCACGCGGCGCGACGACATCCCGCTCTTGCTCGCGCACTTCCTCGGCGCCGAACCCGATGCCGCCGTGGTCGCCGCGGCCACGGCCCAACCGTGGCTCGGCAACGCCCGCGAACTCTACGCCTTCGCCGAGCGCGTGCGCGCTCTCGGTGCGGAAGGGGCGCTGTCGGTGCTTCGCGGCGATCTTGTGGCCCCAGCGGAGGCGCCGGCAGCGCCGGCCCCGGCCTCGCCCGCGCAGACGTCCTCGAGCTTCGATCTAGCTGTGCCTTACAAGCACCTCCGCGACGAGTGGATGGATCGGTTCGAGCGCGACTACCTGACGGCGCTCATCAAAGAGTTCGGGTCGAGCACGCAGACGTTGGCGCAGCGCGCCGGCATCGACGAGAGCTACGTGCGCCGCCTCCGCCGCCGTCACGAGCGCTGA